TTTCTCGTTTTGTTGCTGTGTGTGTTGTGTGTGTTGCTTTTCTTCTGGTTTTGTTCTCTTCTGTACTATGGAGGCACCCTTATTAATATGACTAATCTATTATTTCCATTCTTTATTAACTgttcactttgaagaaaaaatgtgTTATTATATATCTATCCACTTAACAtttcaagaaaacattaaataatatttttcctaTTAGTACCTTGTGTGAGCAATAAATAACAACTGCAACAAATGCTTGTTTGGTTTAGAATGACGAATGCAATTTATGAGAGGAGGGTGTAGTTGCCCCACGTAATTTTCATAAAATGTTCtagtaatgtgttttttttaatagtttATCAATTCAATACAATTTCTACTTGTAGTATTCTTTTTAATAACAGAACTtgattattaaaatataaaataatgatataatatatatatatccctcTCATCAGGAAAAAAATACATTAGTGTCAGCGTTTTTGTAAAGTGCTAAATTTAGAGTAACTAAAATGCCGACTCTAAATTTTAGCTTTGACCCTTGTAGAGTCAGCCACAACACTAACAATAAGTCGACGCTAAACCAATTGTAGCGTTGGCTTTTGGCTAACCTTTTTTCTTGTAGTAGTATTTGTGAGGACATATATTTTGTCATTATTGCATAAGATTATTAGTGGCGATGAAGTAGTCACTATAAATACCTTGTATTTGTGACGACTTATATTTGTCATaaatttacaaaataattagtGATGATTAAGTAGTCACTATTGATATTTGCAACTGTGACGACTTTTTTGTCATTATTGCGTATAAATATTAGTGAAAATATTATCATCAcaataaaagtcaacattagTACTGAGATTTAAAAATATTGTCACTAATGTATTTGTGACTTGAATATTAGTGACGAGTGAAGATTACAAATTTCGTCATAAAATACTCATAGTGATAATTTTGTAAGCTTTTAATGACGAAAATGATTGTTACTGAAAACATTGTTTCTTGCACACCCTtgtttggaaaaatgtttttccAGCTTCTACCTGTAATATATTGCCCCCCACGTACACACATCCATTTTCATAAAATagattttattgtttatcacttTAATCTAGTTTTCATCTAGTGCATTGTATTACATTGCCCCCATAGTGAACATCTATATTTACGTTTGAGTTGTGATTTTTTCACTAAATTATAATTTGGGTTGAGAAAAGGAATAAAGGTTGGATTATCTGGATAGCAACCGTGTGGTGTATTTGGAActaataatgatatatacacacctcattttttttataataatagaGGGCATACacacttaattttttaaacatttcattatcacatcttatacttagTGGGAGTATCTAGTGAGAGGGAGGTTTTTATGTGAAAGTGAGAGGAATAATTATCAATGATTAGATGAAAATGAATGGATGAGATTTAAAACCTTCTCCCCCATCACACCGCCAATGCACCCACATCCATTGAAGGCCTGCAACATTGTTGAATCTTTTACTCAATTAGTTATAAGTTATAAATGTACCAAACAAATCAAATTGGGGATAGAATTGAAGTCAATGGCCATGGATGGTTGTGATCAATCTGATTATCAATTTAGCAAATAACTCTTCACTGCACCATCGCATATAGATTTTTGCTTCACAaagcttttttatttttgacaaaTAGCAGCAACAAATTTGGGGATATTAACCCGCCCCTGAATACTGCAAGTTTGCAAGCCATGAAAAATGTCAGTTTTGTGAGAGAACCCAGTGGTGAGCGGTGACGGCGTGAAACAAGGTAGAggaaaatagggttttgcaAATACATGAAAAATGGAAAGGAAAGTCACGTGAGTATTTTTTAAGAAGGTTTTAATCTGAACCATTAATTTAGATCTAAAAGCTGAAAATCATTCTTCTCACTCTCACGTAAGAAACCCCCCTCTCACTAGATCCATCGTCCTTATACTTAACCATAACGTTAAATAAAACTGATGGGAGTTAGATAGAACTGTTTTGGTCGGCCTAGCAAGTGCACATTTTTTACATGTGTGTTGTGAGCTAACAACCACATCACTAAtggggtaatgatatatacacacctccttttgtatacacttcatttccacttatttttatttctatctctctcatccagtgttatcagactcggaccggtgatcgactcggtcgaggcactgggtcaatgagtcaatggttcaaccactgggtcactggttgaaccgtttgactcggtGTACATTACAAAATATTCAAAATGTATAATATAATAAGATAATATTATTGAATAAATTCATACTCTATAAAATTGAATATTTTATCCAAATAACAATCgaatttattagtataaaaaatatattttttataatttatgaataaagtattatgattttttattatatatttgtaTTATATATTATTGGTTTCTACGTATATGTTGCTcgtccaagatttcttttttaaacaatccTAACAGCATGAAGATGGTAACAGGCCCAAGTCTCATTTTGTATACTTTGGCCCAATTAGTATGTGTTGTTGACATAATTTTGACTTGTCCTTTATTTGTTAGTGATATTATATTCAATGAAAACTTGAACTTGAACCGGCCATTATAGCTGTAAAGCATAATCTCCACATATTACTGTCACATTTTGGCAAACGTgcatctccctctctctcttcaCAATCTCAGAAAAATAGATCTAAAAATATGTTTCTCTACAACTCTTTCCTTAATCTGTTGTTCCAGATTCAGATCtcactttttccttcttcttcattacATACAGTACAGAGAGAGAATCATCTGATGTGAATGGGGATAAAGAATCAagcttttcatcttcttcttttcaactttcaaaaaaatcctCTTCTTTTTCTCATTAAATGACTCATCGGTTCATTCAAATCcggccgagtcaccggtttTTCGTAAAACCGGCCGGTTCACTCCGGTTCGTAACGGTTCGATTGCATGCCCGATCTGATCAGTGACTCAAACCGGTCATGCTACCGGTTCACGGTCAGACCGGttcaaccggccggtccggtccgagtctgataacactgctctcatcttattatttatcatatcttatactttctctctcttactttttctttttatcatatctctctcatcttccacctctttccacctcatttaAGAGGTGTGAACATaactttactttttcttttcatcatatctctctcatcttccacctctttccacctcatttaAGAGGTGTGAACATAACTTTACtctaggaagaaaagaaaaagtaagagagagaaagtataagatatgatagataataagatgagagagatagaaataaaaataagtggaaataaagtgtatacaaaaggaggtgtgtatatatcattacccatTCTGgattctttctatctctctcatcttcccCCTCTTTCCACCTCTTAATGAGGTGTGAATATAACTTTACTCCTGCATTTATTGAATGACGTTGATTAATGATTTTAGTTTATGCTATATGGAGTATCTACAATTGTCGGTGGCAGTAAGAAGGATTGCTGCTTCGTGTGTAATTTCCCCAACGAATGGTGGACATGAATCTTAAATTATTTGCTGTCTTACTACATTATTTGTGGGCTCAGGCAagcatttatttattattagatGATGTTgattaaaaattttattttatgttaaaTGACGTACTATAAGTGGGGCTCTGATTTTTACTTGGTAGGTGTGACCGCAGCCCATTATTTTCGGTGGGACGTAGGGTTGATTATTGATAAGAGGGATTGCTGCTTCGTTGAAATTTCTCCAAGGAATTGGAAAGAAAAAAGTTATCCACAATTAGAAATAGAGCATatacatccatcatactcactaaaatagaaaatgttgTGTGGCACGACGTGGGATCCAATGCACCACGCACGAAACATTTTCTTGTAATTGGTTACCGCCTAACTAGaaacaaaatttcaaaaacCATGTAAAGAGTTAATGCCTATTGCAACCGGTTACATGCCAACAACTCGTATTTACCCAGTTACATTCGGGCTGTAACTGGTTATACAATTCTGCTGTCGCAGAGGGACTCTCTACatacactatatatatatacgtcttagagcaactccaacgctggtttcttagaCCAGTTGGAGTTGCTAAGGAACCGTTTCTTATTTTTTGCAGCATTGGAGCTGATCTATGTGGCAGTTTTAGTTTCTTAACTACAGTGCAGagttccttgtgcaaggaactctgctttttggttccttaacattaaaaagtaatattttctctcacttgctTCAACTGAATCCAGAGGGAAACGAAACAGAATGAAGGAAATCAACACAGTGCTTGCTCTTAAACCAGAATTCCAGAAATTTTattcaacaataaaataaatacaaaattataatgaaatgttttagaagaaagaagatgtacaaatttatttacaacagaagataaatttttttacatagaaaaaaaataaaaaaacacagaaGCTGAAAGGGAAGAACAGGAGCTCCGATCCGCTCATTTTCTCTGATCTGGTGGCGGTGGCAGAGGGTGGCCCTTGAGGAAGGCTTGCATGTCTCCGATCCAGTGCTTGAGGGGCGATTTGGGTCGAGATTGAAGCTTTGGTGGCGGCTGGGGTGTGTTTTGGTTGCGGTGAGGGGGCggttttggtggcggtgaaggttgtttggtggcgggtcagtggcggtgaggtggttttggttgtggttgtgggtgtttggtggcagagaggtgggttttgtttgaggttgtgggtGTTAGGTGGCGGTGAGGAGGGTGGTGAGGGTGAGGAGGCCGTGAGGTGGCGGTGGTGAGGGTGAGGAGGCCGTGAGGTGGCGGTGAGGAGGGTttggtgaggaagaagaagaggacgaaggagaagaggacgaaggagaagaagaggacgaaggagaagaggacgaaggagaagaagaggacgaaggagaagaggacgCAGGTGATCGGTTGGTGATGTTTGGTGATCGGTTGGTGAggttggagaagaagaggacgaaggagaagaagaggacgaaggagaagctgcgtgagagaagagaggaagaagagaggagcGGCTAGGGTTAGAATGGAGAGTGAGGGAGGAAAAGTAGattatatagtgggtgaccggcTGAGCCGGTCATCCCACCGGCTGGTGccggttttctgcccgtttgggcttttttttttttgaatttttttaaattgaccgGTTTGACCGGTTTTTCTGCCCGTTTTCTGaccgttttttcaattctccgaccgttttttcaattctcagattctttaccttatatatagtgcagtagaccatttgaaacaccaacatttactcccacaatttctctcttgtccaaaaattctcaaatttctcacaatgtctaatccttatgagcaatattatccactgctcgacaatgaaacacctcctacaagtgaaggtttgcaaccttcgcctatgtttccgccacaaaaccaacctccgcagatgattcacctgcaaagccaacctatgatggtgttccaacaacaaaaccaacattcgcaggtgattcgcccgcaaagccaacctatgccgatgttccaacaacaaaacccacatccgcaaatgtatcaaccacaaagccaacatccgcagatgtgtcaccctcaaaaccaacctcctcaCACCGGTGGTAATGTTCAAAATCCTTCGTATCAAATGTTTCCACAATCGTTCTACCATCAAAACCAACCTCAGGGTCAAATGGGATCATATCCATCACAAATGTCTTATCCAAACAATCCACAATATTGCATGTATCCACCACAATACCAAGCACCTCCTACTGGTAGCAGCAGTAGTTCAAAAGTCTCAAGTACACAATGTGAGGCTATGCCCGATGAGCCTGAATTTTCTACTCAACGgggtctagatgatattgatcttgaagaatccggaaagaaacgcaccaaatggagtggtaaagataatatacttcttcttcaatcatggctcaacgtttctaccgatcgggtcgtgggaaatgagcaaaagtcagatttgttttggaataaGATTCGAGCCCAATATGAGGAGTACCGCGACGATGCCTCTCCTTCGAGGACATGGTTATCCCTGAaatctcattttaataaattgaatgctgatcttcaaaaatttgtcggttgccacactaaagccgtcaatcattggaaaagtggacactcagataaggacatcatggctacggcgcatcaattatatcatgtagatacaggtaaagatttcaaacatgagaatgaatgGCGGTTGGTGAAGGATGAACCAAAGTGGAAGGGAACATTTATGACAACCAGTTCAACGAGGCAGAAGAAGTCAGTAGATGGGGTGTATGCAACATCGTCTGACCGGAGTGCATCAATCGAGGGCGACGAATATGAGGCCACACAACCAGCAACCCGCCCGTTGGGAAAAAAGAACCAgaaaaggaaggccaaagtaggagacacagcttcaagtgatctcgattatgttcctaactccgagatgatagccatcgggaaagctaaactgggattccttgcgagttttgagaagctcaagactgaagaactggaggtgaaaaaggaaaaaaacaaacttcaaaagGCGCGGTTATTGAAGGAATACAAAGATATCCTTATGGAGGACACATCACAAATGAACGAGGTGCAGTTAGCAACGCATCAGCGCCTAGTTGAATTCGCCATGAAAGAACTAGGAATGTCTTAATTCttgttgttgtctttcttagcgtgtgccaatgttgtgattttagcatttctacttattgattctgcattagtgttgtaattttagcatttctacttatgtgtattgcatcagtgttgtaattttagcatttctacttatgtgtattgcatcagtgttgtaatttcagtattcgaatttttcttaatgtgtactgcgtttctacttatgtgttctatatagccgttggggaatatagccgttggggaatatagccgttgtggaatatagccgttggggaatatagccgttgtggaatatagccgttggagaatatagccgttggggaatatagtcgttggggaatatagccgttggggaatatagccgttgtggaatatagccgttggagaatatagccgttgttgtttctcttatttatacatGTCATATTTCATTCATCTCAACATTCAAGAGTTGTTTTGTCCTCTCATATTTTCTTCCTCCTATCCAATTACACTGATAGTTTCTCATTGTGTCATAGAATGGATCCAAACAATATGGCCGACTTGGACATTTACGACGTTGTCATTGACGAACTTATCAATGACACGACTATAGAAGATATGATGCAGGAGGAGATGGAGTTTTATCAACGACGTGCCAACACCGTTAGGCCCAAGCGAACAAGAAaggtgatagagagagatcgtgaagcTGGGAACGAGCGGTTGTGGAATGACTACTTCTCCGAAAATCCTGTGTACACGGAAGAGCTTTTCCGACGAAGGTTTCGAATGCGAAAGCATGTGTTCCTCAGAATTGTAGGGGCCCTTGGgtctcatgacccgtactttttaatgtctgtcgatgcagttggaagacaaggcctgtcaccattacaaaagtgcaccgccgctattcgtatgttggcgtacggatcacctgctgacagtgttgacgagtacgttcgaattggtgaaagtactgcaattgagtgcttaaagaattttgtggaaggtgtgtgtgcagtatttggtgaaacatacttgaggcgcccgaaccaggaagacattacccgcttacttcaatggggcgagtctcgtggatttccaggtatgttgggttctattgattgtatgcattgggaatggaagaattgtccagttgcgtggaaaggtcaattcacccgaggtgatcatggaaagcccacaatcatgcttgaagcagtggcatcacaagacttgtggatttggcatgcattttttggcattgcaggTTCTAACAATGACATTAATGTGCTAAATCAATCTCCGGTTTTCAATGAGGTTTTGAGTGGAAATGCTCCCATGGTGAACTTTAGCGTGAATGGAACAATGTATAACATGGGATACTATCTAGCAGACGGTATCTATCCCCCGTGGGCtacatttgtgaagaccatcccaatgccgcaaggagaaaaaaggcaaaaatttgcgaaaagacaagaaggagcaagaaaggacgttgaacgtgcattcggcgttctccaatctcggtttgcaatagttcgtggtccatcacgcttttggcatccgaatgagatgaagtcaataatgtatgcttgcatcatattgcacaacatgattgttgaagatgagcgcaacacgtaccgaggtaattttgtttatgatcaggtcaataatgacatattggatgctgaagtagtaagtggtcctattcccgcttttagaaatatcttggaaagaagagcacatcaaattgataggtcaattcatcaccagcttcaagcagacttggtggagcatatttggcagcttcccgaaaacgagaataatgaaaattaaccttcaagtgttattatgtatttcatttcaaatgtattgttgcttatttttcattgtcatgtattttctttcgtctttatttctatcattcaataaaattgtttttgctagaaataacacaatgtacttttttatttttgtttcaagttaacatgccgatatttaaatttaattgttttaaatattaagtaaaattaaatttaaattaaattcgtattaattttaattaaattatttttaagttgaagtattgatttagtattaaattttaaatctaaattgggtgaaaataaatattattaatttatgttgtatggtgggacacgggtgggacccttcaaatagtaatttaagaaaccatgggttggagcaaaatctgcttcagtttcttaggagtttcttaagtctgatgtggcagacAGGGCCCACAgaaatagtgctgaatagtgctgaatagtgtgttaagaaaccaaataagaattttggggttggagttgctcttagagGCCTAACTCGAACTACAACTTTTAGATTACCAAATTTACAAGTTTTTGTGTGAATTCTCAAATCTTTGTTGGACCAAAAAATTGTCAAACTTTTGCGATTCTGAAAACCTTTTGTCTTGGGTGATATTGCGCTTAAGAGTAAAACTGAAAaggattaaaatttaaattctttCTTTTGTAGTTGGGTTAGGATTATTTCAGCTATGAcaattcttctttttcttgtcTTTGAATCAAGTTTGTTTAACATAGGGTTTGATGAGTGTTTTGTAACAAGAAAGTGATGTGCTTTCTTGGGGAAATAGATGTTCTTCAGAGTACCACTACAAGAAATAATGCTTTTAGTGATGATCATTTACGTCATTAAAAGTCTAAAAAATCGTCACTAAGAGTATCTTATGACGAAATTTATGTTCGTCACAAGTACTCAAGTCACTAATACACTAGTGACAATGTTTTTAAATGTCACTAATGTTGAGTCTTTTTGTGACGAAATTATTGTCACAATATTTATAAGCAATAATGACAAAAAAGTCGTCACAAATGCCAAAATTAATAGTGACCACTTAATCATCACTAATGATTCTATACATTTATGACAAAAATTATTCGTCACAAAATgattctagtttttttttccctttttattttcggttaaatatgttttgatCTCTGAATTATAGTGAATTATTGGTATTAGTCCCTAAATAAAATTTTCACTGATTTGAATCCCTTAACTTGTTGGCACATGAAGATGAGAGAGTCAG
This is a stretch of genomic DNA from Lotus japonicus ecotype B-129 chromosome 1, LjGifu_v1.2. It encodes these proteins:
- the LOC130729597 gene encoding uncharacterized protein LOC130729597; translated protein: MDPNNMADLDIYDVVIDELINDTTIEDMMQEEMEFYQRRANTVRPKRTRKVIERDREAGNERLWNDYFSENPVYTEELFRRRFRMRKHVFLRIVGALGSHDPYFLMSVDAVGRQGLSPLQKCTAAIRMLAYGSPADSVDEYVRIGESTAIECLKNFVEGVCAVFGETYLRRPNQEDITRLLQWGESRGFPGMLGSIDCMHWEWKNCPVAWKGQFTRGDHGKPTIMLEAVASQDLWIWHAFFGIAGSNNDINVLNQSPVFNEVLSGNAPMVNFSVNGTMYNMGYYLADGIYPPWATFVKTIPMPQGEKRQKFAKRQEGARKDVERAFGVLQSRFAIVRGPSRFWHPNEMKSIMYACIILHNMIVEDERNTYRGNFVYDQVNNDILDAEVVSGPIPAFRNILERRAHQIDRSIHHQLQADLVEHIWQLPENENNEN